A part of Miscanthus floridulus cultivar M001 chromosome 6, ASM1932011v1, whole genome shotgun sequence genomic DNA contains:
- the LOC136460949 gene encoding uncharacterized protein: MTIRDSALSVVTGKDDPGDDYESYHVLADGAAGHSVIDDPYEFIYQNLPQRHTLRNVPDCHYCGAMRRNGTFPNLDDYRIELNTNITSDKRRDEGTTGAYQADNYNKNHAEEGDNDVQEGDWLSRVADAAQSSRYVTAREYYCFKMQQWAIDMYIKIESMRLDWYSNPENQKLIRTELYQGLVDVISAGETQGSKVGKRIVLPRSFPGCDRDMQQRFLNAMAIVQRFGRPNYFITMTCNPYWEEITSNLKPGQEPQDRPELVARVYRAKLRDLKDLLIKRKYFGDVAAYIHVTEFQKRGLPHEHFLLIMKSGSKLTTPDAYDRVISAEIPDKDRYTELHDLATNILGLWDKHKDALGEDFRRDNNNTSAVGQMVLRDIRDIVHSMRKDIRDYGFPPICHEGQISNDMMKEVREEHNVSIDKEHLDIYESLNKEQREGFDEILQHVRANKSQVFFVDGPGDTGKTFLYKALLAKVRFERLIAIATATSGIAASILPGGRTTHSRFKIPIKIGDNSMCSFTKQSGTTELLRRASLIIWDEVAMTKRQCVETLDRSLQDIMECGLPFGGKVMVFGGDFRQVLPVVTRGTRAQVTDATLQRSYLWEKIRKIRLSHNMRAQSDPWFSNYLLRIGNRTKKTIGDDYI; this comes from the exons ATGACCATAAGAGACAGTGCACTATCTGTTGTCACTGGCAAAGATGACCCAG GTGATGATTATGAGTCATATCACGTGCTTGCAGATGGTGCGGCTGGCCATAGTGTGATAGATGATCCATATGAATTCATCTACCAGAACCTGCCACAAAGACATACATTGAGAAATGTCCCTGACTGCCATTACTGTGGTGCGATGAG GAGAAATGGTACTTTCCCAAATTTGGATGACTACCGGATTGAACTCAATACAAATATCACGTCTGACAAGAGAAG GGATGAGGGCACTACTGGTGCTTATCAAG CtgataattataacaaaaatcaTGCAGAAGAAGGCGACAATGACGTACAAGAAGGTGACTGGCTAAGTAGAGTTGCTGATGCAGCACAATCTTCAAGATATGTGACTGCACGAGAATACTATTGCTTCAAGATGCAA CAATGGGCTATTGATATGTATATAAAGATCGAGTCCATGAGGCTAGATTGGTACTCTAATCCCGAGAACCAAAAGCTTATACGGACAGAGCTATATCAG GGACTAGTTGATGTTATCTCTGCTGGAGAGACCCAGGGTTCTAAGGTTGGTAAGAGAATTGTGCTGCCAAGATCATTCCCAGGATGCGATCGAGACATGCAGCAAAGGTTCCTTAATGCTATGGCTATTGTGCAACGTTTTGGAAGGCCTAattacttcatcaccatgacatgCAATCCCTACTGGGAAGAGATAACAAGCAATCTTAAACCTGGGCAGGAACCACAAGATAGGCCAGAACTGGTTGCAAGAGTGTACAGGGCAAAGTTGAGAGATCTAAAAGATCTTTTGATCAAGAGAAAGTATTTTGGTGATGTTGCGGCATACATTCATGTTACCGAGTTCCAAAAAAGGGGGCTACCACATGAGCATTTCCTGCTGATCATGAAGTCAGGGAGTAAGTTAACAACCCCAGATGCATATGATCGAGTAATTTCAGCGGAGATACCAGACAAGGATAGATACACAGAGTTGCATGATCTG GCCACTAACATACTTGGACTATGGGACAAGCATAAGGACGCTCTCGGTGAAGACTTCAGACGGGACAACAACAACACTTCTGCAGTGGGGCAAATGGTGCTCAGAGACATACGGGATATAGTTCACTCAATGAGGAAGGATATAAGAGATTATGGTTTTCCACCTATTTGCCATGAGGGTCAAATCTCCAATGACATGATGAAAGAGGTTAGAGAGGAACATAATGTCTCTATAGACAAAGAACACTTAGATATTTATGAATCTCTTAACAAGGAACAACGTGAAGGGTTTGATGAAATCCTTCAGCATGTCCGTGCTAATAAGAGCCAAGTTTTTTTTGTAGATGGTCCTGGAGACACGGGCAAGACGTTCCTATATAAGGCCCTCCTTGCTAAAGTTCGGTTTGAAAGATTAATAGCCATTGCAACAGCCACATCTGGTATAGCAGCATCGATATTGCCTGGGGGACGCACTACGCACTCAAGGTTTAAAATTCCAATTAAAATTGGGGACAACAGCATGTGCAGCTTTACGAAGCAAAGTGGCACTACAGAGTTGCTTCGTAGGGCATCTTTAATTATTTGGGATGAAGTTGCCATGACCAAGCGTCAGTGCGTCGAGACACTTGATAGGTCCCTACAGGATATTATGGAATGTGGTTTGCCATTTGGAGGAAAGgtcatggtatttggtggagaCTTCAGACAGGTCCTTCCTGTGGTCACACGTGGGACAAGAGCACAGGTAACTGATGCAACATTGCAAAGATCCTATTTGTGGGAGAAAATAAGAAAGATAAGATTGTCACATAACATGAGGGCACAGTCTGACCCTTGGTTTTCAAATTACCTGCTACGAATTGGAAATAGAACTAAGAAAACAATTGGAGATGATTATATTTGA